One part of the Salinimonas iocasae genome encodes these proteins:
- the aceE gene encoding pyruvate dehydrogenase (acetyl-transferring), homodimeric type codes for MTEMMHQDVDPQETQEWLESLESVLEEEGNERAHFLLESLIEKARRNGAHLPYDATTAYINTIPPGQEPTMPGDQTIEGKIRNALRWNALMMVLRASKKNLELGGHISSFASSAMLYDVGFNHFYRAPNEKDGGDYVFYQGHVSPGIYSRAYIEGRLTEEQLDGFRQEVDGKGLSSYPHPKLMPDFWQFPTVSMGLGPMQAIYLARFLKYLTDRGIKDCSEQRVWCYLGDGECDEPESLGAIGLASREGLDNLTFVINCNLQRLDGPVRGNGKIIQELEGNFRGAGWEVIKVIWGRYWDPLLARDTSGKLLDLMNETIDGEYQNCKAKGGAYTREKFFGKYPELKEMVSNMSDEDIWRLNRGGHDPVKVYAAYDRAVKTKGRPQVILAKTVKGYGMGAAGEGKNIAHQVKKMDMEAVKGYRDRFNIPVSDENLSDLPYYKFDEDSEEMKYLRERREALHGYMPVRREKSSEDLPAPQMKAFESVTKGSGDREISTTMAFVRVLTALLKDKQIGKRIVPIIPDEARTFGMEGLFRQVGIYSSQGQKYEPQDSDQVAYYREDKKGQVLQEGINELGAMASWLAAGTQYSLNDLQMVPFYIYYSMFGFQRVGDLAWAAGDSRTRGFLIGGTAGRTTLNGEGLQHQDGHSLTQAALIPNCVSYDPTYGYEIAVIVQDGMRRMLEDQEDVFYYLTVMNENYKQPEMPKDVEEGIVKGIYKLDTQGESKKKVKLLGSGTILEQVREAAVKLAEDYDVEAEVYSVTSFNELTRDGIECDRQNMLNPEEDTKVPFITEVLKAGNDGPTIAATDYIKNYADQVRNFVPGSYRVLGTDGFGRSDSRANLRRHFEVDTAYITYAALYELYKAGDLDAKVLSKAMKDLAIDQKKINPLHA; via the coding sequence ATGACTGAAATGATGCACCAAGATGTGGATCCCCAAGAAACACAAGAATGGCTGGAGTCGTTAGAGTCAGTTTTAGAAGAAGAAGGTAACGAAAGGGCTCACTTCTTATTAGAATCATTGATTGAGAAAGCACGCAGAAATGGTGCCCACTTACCCTATGATGCGACCACCGCATACATTAATACCATACCACCAGGTCAGGAACCGACCATGCCTGGTGACCAGACCATCGAAGGTAAAATTCGTAACGCACTGCGTTGGAATGCCCTGATGATGGTATTGCGCGCCTCTAAGAAAAATCTTGAGCTGGGCGGGCATATTTCAAGCTTTGCATCTTCAGCGATGCTTTACGATGTGGGCTTTAACCACTTTTATCGCGCACCAAACGAAAAAGATGGCGGCGATTATGTTTTCTATCAGGGCCACGTTTCTCCGGGAATTTATTCTCGTGCCTATATTGAAGGTCGTTTGACCGAAGAACAGCTTGACGGTTTCCGTCAGGAAGTTGATGGCAAAGGGTTGTCGTCATATCCTCACCCTAAACTAATGCCTGACTTCTGGCAGTTCCCCACCGTATCCATGGGCCTTGGCCCGATGCAGGCAATTTACCTTGCCCGTTTCCTGAAATATCTGACTGATCGTGGCATTAAAGATTGCTCCGAACAGCGCGTATGGTGCTACCTGGGTGACGGTGAGTGTGATGAGCCAGAATCCCTGGGTGCGATTGGCCTGGCCTCACGTGAAGGTCTGGACAATCTGACATTCGTTATCAACTGTAACCTGCAGCGTCTTGACGGACCGGTACGTGGTAACGGCAAAATCATCCAGGAGCTGGAAGGTAACTTCCGCGGTGCTGGCTGGGAAGTTATCAAAGTTATCTGGGGACGTTACTGGGATCCTCTGCTTGCCCGCGATACGTCTGGCAAGCTGTTAGATCTGATGAACGAAACCATCGATGGTGAATACCAGAACTGTAAAGCAAAAGGCGGCGCTTACACACGAGAGAAATTCTTTGGTAAGTATCCAGAGCTTAAAGAAATGGTTTCCAATATGTCAGATGAAGACATCTGGCGTCTGAATCGTGGCGGTCACGATCCGGTTAAAGTCTATGCTGCTTATGATCGTGCTGTAAAAACGAAAGGTCGTCCGCAGGTTATCTTGGCCAAAACCGTTAAAGGATATGGCATGGGCGCTGCTGGTGAAGGTAAAAATATTGCCCACCAGGTGAAGAAGATGGATATGGAAGCGGTTAAAGGCTATCGCGACCGTTTCAATATTCCTGTTTCTGACGAGAACCTGTCTGATCTGCCGTACTACAAGTTCGACGAAGACAGTGAAGAGATGAAGTATTTGCGGGAGCGTCGTGAAGCACTGCATGGTTATATGCCGGTGCGTCGCGAGAAGTCCTCTGAAGATTTACCAGCACCACAAATGAAAGCTTTTGAGTCAGTGACTAAAGGTTCCGGTGACCGTGAGATTTCAACAACGATGGCGTTTGTTCGTGTATTAACAGCGCTGCTTAAAGACAAGCAAATCGGTAAGCGTATTGTACCTATCATCCCGGATGAGGCGCGTACGTTCGGTATGGAAGGCTTGTTCCGCCAGGTTGGTATTTATTCCTCGCAAGGTCAGAAGTACGAGCCGCAGGATTCGGATCAGGTTGCGTATTACCGTGAAGATAAGAAAGGTCAGGTACTACAGGAAGGTATCAACGAGCTGGGTGCAATGGCGTCATGGTTGGCAGCCGGTACGCAGTACAGCCTGAACGATCTGCAGATGGTTCCGTTCTATATCTACTACTCAATGTTTGGCTTCCAGCGTGTAGGCGATTTGGCCTGGGCGGCAGGTGACTCGCGCACTCGCGGGTTCCTGATTGGTGGTACTGCTGGCAGAACGACACTGAACGGTGAAGGTTTACAGCACCAGGACGGTCACTCTCTCACCCAGGCTGCGCTGATTCCAAACTGTGTCAGTTATGACCCGACTTACGGCTATGAAATTGCTGTAATTGTCCAGGATGGTATGCGCAGAATGCTAGAGGACCAGGAAGATGTTTTCTACTACCTGACGGTAATGAATGAAAACTACAAGCAGCCTGAAATGCCCAAAGATGTGGAAGAAGGCATTGTTAAAGGTATCTACAAGCTGGATACCCAGGGCGAGAGTAAGAAGAAAGTTAAACTGCTTGGCTCAGGAACTATCTTAGAGCAGGTTCGTGAAGCAGCGGTAAAGCTGGCTGAAGATTATGACGTCGAGGCTGAAGTTTACAGCGTTACTTCATTTAATGAGCTGACCCGCGATGGTATCGAGTGTGACCGTCAGAATATGCTGAACCCTGAAGAAGACACGAAGGTTCCGTTTATTACTGAGGTCTTAAAAGCAGGTAACGATGGTCCGACTATCGCTGCGACAGATTACATTAAAAACTACGCAGACCAGGTACGTAACTTTGTACCGGGTAGCTATCGCGTGTTGGGCACCGATGGATTTGGCCGTTCAGACAGCCGCGCTAATCTGCGTCGTCACTTTGAAGTGGATACTGCTTATATCACTTACGCTGCGCTGTATGAGTTATATAAAGCGGGTGACCTTGATGCCAAAGTGCTTTCAAAAGCAATGAAAGACCTGGCTATCGACCAGAAGAAAATCAACCCACTGCACGCGTAA
- the aceF gene encoding dihydrolipoyllysine-residue acetyltransferase, whose translation MADIKDVLVPDLGEDDVEVIELCVAEGDDVEAEGALVTVESDKASMDVPAPFAGKVKELCVSVGDKISQGDLLAKVEEAGGADSSDDDSEDTENSDDAGEKQEEKAESADTSSDNGAEEKTDESKPASGGGTSTIEVTVPDIGDAEEVDIIEVLVGEGDKVEAEDGLITLETDKATMDVPCPQAGTVKSLKVKEGDKVSEGSLVLILEVADSGDAGAADDSASDTESKSTDETQASGSESDSDSSDTQASGGEEEIEVTVPDIGDAEDVEIIDVLVSEGDTIEPEDGLITLETDKATMDVPAPKAGTITKMLVKQGDKVSQGSAVLMLKVAGSAKPAEKEQKSEKPQKEAPKKQASSDNGDSSQPKRPPVPHHPSAGEKQKSGKVHASPSVRRLAREFGVDLTQVSGSGRKNRILKEDVQSYVKYELSRPKASAGSVGQGEGGLQVIAPPKVDFSKFGEVEEKPLTRIQKLSGPNLHRNWVTIPHVTQFEEADITEMEAFRKQQNKIAEKRKYDFKVTPLVFMMKAVADALRAYPVFNTSLSADGESLIQKKYYHIGIAVDTPNGLVVPVVRDVDQKGIHELSKELLEISAKARDGKLKSADMQGSCFTISSLGGIGGTAFTPIVNAPDVAILGVSKSEMKPKWNGSEFEPRLMLPLSLSYDHRVIDGAVAARFAVHLKTVLEDLREMLL comes from the coding sequence ATGGCAGATATTAAAGACGTACTCGTACCGGATTTAGGTGAAGACGACGTTGAGGTCATTGAACTGTGTGTAGCAGAAGGTGATGACGTTGAAGCTGAAGGCGCTTTGGTCACTGTAGAAAGTGACAAGGCCAGTATGGATGTCCCTGCGCCTTTCGCAGGGAAAGTCAAAGAGCTGTGTGTCAGCGTGGGTGACAAAATCTCTCAGGGAGATTTGTTAGCGAAGGTTGAAGAAGCCGGTGGCGCTGATAGCAGTGACGACGATTCAGAAGACACAGAAAACTCAGACGACGCTGGTGAAAAGCAGGAAGAAAAAGCAGAATCCGCTGACACTTCCTCTGATAACGGCGCTGAAGAAAAAACCGATGAATCAAAGCCAGCTTCAGGTGGCGGAACTTCCACCATCGAGGTAACTGTACCGGACATCGGTGATGCAGAGGAAGTTGACATCATTGAGGTGTTGGTCGGCGAAGGTGATAAGGTCGAAGCTGAAGACGGACTGATTACCCTTGAAACTGACAAAGCGACCATGGATGTGCCGTGCCCACAGGCCGGTACAGTTAAATCGCTTAAGGTGAAAGAGGGTGACAAGGTGTCTGAGGGGTCTCTTGTGCTTATTCTTGAGGTGGCTGATAGCGGTGACGCAGGTGCTGCTGACGATAGCGCCAGTGATACCGAAAGTAAAAGCACCGATGAGACGCAGGCATCAGGCAGTGAGTCTGATTCAGATAGCAGCGACACCCAGGCATCTGGCGGGGAGGAAGAGATCGAAGTCACTGTTCCGGACATTGGCGACGCAGAAGACGTTGAAATTATCGACGTACTGGTGTCTGAAGGCGATACAATTGAGCCGGAAGATGGTCTGATTACTCTTGAAACTGACAAAGCGACAATGGATGTTCCGGCACCTAAAGCGGGCACCATAACCAAAATGCTGGTTAAGCAAGGTGATAAGGTTTCGCAGGGCTCTGCAGTATTAATGCTCAAGGTTGCTGGTTCAGCAAAACCCGCTGAGAAAGAACAAAAGTCTGAAAAACCTCAGAAAGAAGCGCCGAAAAAGCAAGCGTCTTCTGATAATGGCGACAGCAGTCAGCCTAAACGACCTCCGGTCCCTCACCATCCGTCTGCTGGTGAGAAGCAGAAGAGTGGTAAGGTACACGCTTCGCCTTCAGTGCGCAGACTGGCCCGCGAGTTCGGTGTCGATCTTACTCAGGTATCAGGCTCTGGCAGAAAGAACCGAATCTTGAAAGAAGACGTGCAATCGTACGTTAAATACGAGTTGTCACGTCCTAAGGCAAGTGCCGGTTCCGTAGGGCAGGGTGAAGGTGGTCTTCAGGTTATTGCACCGCCAAAAGTCGACTTTTCGAAGTTTGGTGAAGTGGAAGAGAAGCCGCTTACTCGTATCCAGAAACTGTCTGGCCCGAATCTGCATCGTAACTGGGTAACCATTCCGCATGTGACACAGTTTGAAGAAGCTGATATTACTGAGATGGAAGCGTTCCGGAAGCAGCAAAACAAGATTGCTGAAAAGCGTAAGTACGACTTCAAAGTCACGCCGCTGGTCTTCATGATGAAAGCTGTGGCTGATGCGCTAAGAGCCTATCCGGTATTTAATACTTCACTTTCTGCAGACGGTGAGTCTTTAATTCAGAAAAAGTATTACCATATAGGTATTGCAGTAGACACGCCGAATGGTCTGGTTGTTCCGGTTGTGCGTGATGTTGACCAAAAAGGTATCCACGAGCTTTCTAAAGAGCTTCTGGAAATTAGTGCTAAGGCTCGCGATGGTAAGCTTAAATCTGCAGATATGCAGGGTAGCTGCTTTACCATCTCAAGTTTAGGCGGTATCGGTGGTACAGCATTTACACCAATTGTTAACGCACCGGATGTTGCCATTCTTGGCGTTTCCAAGAGCGAGATGAAGCCGAAGTGGAATGGCAGTGAATTTGAACCGCGGCTAATGCTGCCGTTATCACTGTCTTACGATCACCGGGTTATTGACGGTGCGGTAGCGGCCCGCTTCGCCGTGCACCTTAAAACCGTGCTCGAAGATTTACGGGAAATGTTACTTTAA
- the lpdA gene encoding dihydrolipoyl dehydrogenase — MSDIKTQLVVLGAGPGGYSAAFRAADMGVETVIVDARETLGGVCLNVGCIPSKALLHVAKVIKEAKEMASHGVSFGEPEIDLDKLRDYKDSVVGQLTKGLSGMSKMRKVKHVRGTGTFTGANTLEVEGEDGKTTIEFENAIIAAGSEPVSLPFIPEDDRVIDSTGALEMKDIPEKMLVLGGGIIGLEMGTVYHALGSNIDVVEFLDQLIPAADKDIMKVFMKSYKDKFNVMLETKVTDVEAKDDGLYVTFEGKNAPSEPVRYDKVLVSVGRTPNGKKVGADKAGVKVDDRGFINVDKQMKTNVDNIFAIGDLVGQPMLAHKAVHEGHVAAEVIAGKKHYFDPRCIPSVAYTEPEVAWVGLTEKEAKEQNVSYESATFPWSASGRAIASDATDGMTKLLFDKESGRVIGGAMVGTNAGEMLGEIGLAIEMGADAEDVALTIHAHPTLNESIGLAAEIQEGSITDMPNPKAKKKK; from the coding sequence ATGAGCGATATAAAAACTCAGTTAGTTGTATTGGGTGCAGGACCCGGCGGATACTCTGCCGCATTCCGCGCTGCCGATATGGGCGTAGAAACCGTTATTGTTGATGCCAGGGAAACACTGGGTGGTGTGTGCCTGAATGTAGGATGTATTCCTTCAAAAGCACTATTGCACGTGGCCAAGGTCATTAAAGAAGCCAAGGAAATGGCAAGTCACGGTGTATCTTTCGGCGAGCCGGAAATTGACCTGGATAAACTGCGCGATTATAAAGACTCAGTTGTTGGTCAGCTGACTAAAGGCCTTTCAGGCATGTCAAAAATGCGTAAGGTGAAGCACGTCCGTGGTACGGGTACCTTCACAGGTGCAAATACTCTGGAAGTGGAAGGCGAAGACGGCAAAACAACTATCGAGTTTGAAAATGCTATCATTGCAGCAGGTTCTGAGCCGGTATCACTGCCGTTTATCCCTGAAGATGATCGTGTTATTGATTCTACCGGCGCACTGGAAATGAAAGATATTCCAGAAAAAATGCTGGTACTGGGTGGCGGTATCATTGGTCTGGAAATGGGCACGGTATATCATGCTCTGGGCTCTAACATCGATGTGGTTGAATTCCTTGACCAACTGATCCCGGCGGCAGATAAAGACATCATGAAAGTATTCATGAAGTCATACAAAGATAAGTTCAACGTCATGCTGGAAACGAAAGTAACTGACGTTGAAGCAAAAGATGACGGCCTGTATGTGACATTCGAAGGCAAAAACGCACCTTCTGAGCCTGTACGTTATGACAAGGTATTGGTTTCAGTTGGCCGTACACCTAACGGCAAGAAAGTTGGCGCAGACAAGGCGGGCGTTAAGGTTGATGATCGTGGTTTCATCAACGTTGACAAACAAATGAAAACTAATGTCGATAATATCTTTGCAATTGGTGACCTGGTCGGGCAGCCAATGCTTGCGCACAAAGCGGTACACGAAGGTCATGTGGCTGCTGAAGTTATTGCTGGCAAGAAGCATTACTTTGACCCGCGTTGCATTCCATCAGTTGCCTATACTGAGCCGGAAGTTGCCTGGGTTGGTCTTACTGAAAAAGAAGCGAAAGAGCAGAACGTCAGCTACGAATCTGCGACGTTCCCGTGGTCAGCATCAGGCCGTGCTATTGCCTCTGACGCAACTGACGGCATGACGAAGCTGTTATTTGATAAAGAGTCTGGTCGTGTTATTGGTGGTGCGATGGTGGGTACCAATGCCGGTGAAATGCTGGGCGAGATTGGCCTTGCCATTGAAATGGGCGCTGACGCTGAAGATGTTGCGCTGACGATTCACGCTCACCCTACGCTGAACGAGTCTATCGGTCTTGCAGCAGAAATTCAGGAAGGCAGCATCACAGATATGCCTAACCCTAAAGCGAAGAAAAAGAAATAA
- a CDS encoding LysR family transcriptional regulator: protein MRPQELNLLMIFDAIMTEGAITRAADRLAMTQPAVSNALSRMRTAWGDELFVKDGRGIQPTAFARNLWSQIQTPLGALEDAVNPASFEPATANRTFRIAATDTFVEMVWGPLRQMIEREAPGINVYAVPVQSIESADILKDAEAELAISKYIRPESVIHSEHLLDPRYVVVMRPGHPLAKEALTLEQFIDADHLLVSLTGDVSGPTDQALQSIGKSRRIAMTVNNFHNVPSLLKQTDLICVAPSMVLEKEIFSQQLAVFEAPVELPLTPLSLLWHKRQDHDAGLRWLRSHIVRIIHERGKQHDALLAQCCRKGYCEDALRSARAQHHDSRIEACTEVSAKAVPVGK from the coding sequence ATGCGGCCACAAGAATTGAATCTGCTAATGATTTTTGATGCCATCATGACAGAAGGCGCTATAACCCGGGCTGCAGATCGTCTGGCAATGACCCAGCCAGCGGTATCTAATGCATTATCACGCATGCGAACAGCCTGGGGCGATGAGCTATTTGTTAAAGATGGTCGAGGCATTCAGCCCACTGCGTTTGCCCGAAATCTGTGGAGTCAGATTCAAACTCCCCTTGGCGCTCTGGAAGATGCGGTTAATCCTGCATCGTTTGAGCCGGCTACGGCAAACCGAACTTTTCGTATTGCCGCTACAGACACTTTTGTAGAAATGGTATGGGGACCATTGCGCCAGATGATTGAACGCGAGGCGCCTGGTATAAATGTCTATGCTGTTCCCGTTCAGTCAATTGAGTCGGCAGATATACTAAAAGATGCCGAAGCTGAACTGGCGATAAGTAAATATATAAGGCCTGAAAGTGTGATTCATTCTGAACACCTTTTAGACCCCAGATATGTGGTCGTTATGCGACCCGGACATCCGCTTGCCAAAGAGGCCCTTACGCTTGAACAGTTTATTGATGCTGACCATTTGCTGGTGTCTTTAACCGGGGATGTATCAGGGCCAACTGATCAGGCATTACAAAGCATAGGTAAATCGCGCCGCATTGCTATGACCGTGAATAATTTCCACAATGTTCCGAGCTTGTTAAAACAAACGGATTTAATATGCGTAGCGCCTTCAATGGTGCTGGAAAAGGAAATTTTTTCTCAGCAGCTTGCCGTATTTGAGGCACCGGTTGAATTGCCTCTTACGCCGCTGTCTCTGCTTTGGCATAAACGCCAGGACCACGATGCCGGACTACGTTGGTTACGAAGCCATATCGTCAGAATTATCCATGAGCGGGGAAAACAGCACGATGCTCTTCTGGCTCAATGTTGTCGCAAGGGATATTGTGAAGATGCGCTACGCTCGGCCAGAGCACAGCACCATGATTCCCGAATAGAAGCCTGTACAGAGGTATCGGCTAAAGCGGTACCTGTAGGTAAATAG
- a CDS encoding efflux RND transporter periplasmic adaptor subunit, with amino-acid sequence MHTFIRVSIVIFGLIALSACNSEPSQQSQAQAPSQGVPVDVASVVARPVTQWDTFTGRLEAPESVALRPRVSGYIDMVTFEEGQYVNRGDTLFLIDNRQFKAEVDRLTAQLDEAKSRLKLAKQDLTRAEGLRNSQSVSQEVLDTRAASVNQARAVVAQTTAALDQARLNRGFARVEAPISGRISRANITQGNFVTAGQSILTTIVATDRLYAYFDIDETTWLNYQQNDSGARAVDDKPVAMRLANEDAFDHWGSINFVDNQVNAGTGTLRVRAVFENEQQQLLPGLFAHLKLAGEHQEKGILIAEKAIGTDLNNKYVLVVDSDKKVQYRAVSLGDKVGSLRIIESGLQAGDTIVVDGLQRVRPGAPVTPNKVEMANPETLESLNAWQQQVDQNKDLARVSADQIAGTR; translated from the coding sequence ATGCATACATTTATACGCGTAAGTATAGTGATATTCGGACTGATTGCGCTGTCAGCATGCAATTCAGAGCCTTCACAACAAAGTCAGGCCCAGGCGCCCTCACAGGGGGTACCTGTCGATGTGGCCAGCGTAGTCGCCCGACCTGTCACCCAATGGGATACCTTTACCGGCAGACTGGAAGCGCCTGAGTCAGTCGCTTTGCGCCCGAGAGTGTCAGGATATATTGATATGGTGACCTTTGAAGAGGGCCAGTATGTAAACCGTGGCGATACGTTGTTTCTGATTGATAACCGTCAGTTCAAGGCGGAAGTGGATCGACTGACTGCACAGCTTGATGAAGCAAAAAGCCGGCTTAAACTTGCCAAACAGGATCTGACTCGGGCAGAAGGGCTTCGCAATTCGCAGTCTGTTTCACAGGAAGTACTTGATACGCGCGCAGCATCCGTTAATCAGGCAAGAGCGGTAGTTGCTCAGACCACCGCTGCACTCGACCAGGCGCGGTTGAACCGTGGCTTCGCGCGGGTTGAAGCACCAATCTCAGGCAGAATATCCCGGGCTAATATCACTCAGGGGAATTTTGTTACCGCAGGCCAAAGTATACTTACAACGATCGTTGCCACCGACCGCCTCTACGCGTACTTCGATATTGATGAAACCACATGGCTGAACTATCAGCAAAACGACTCAGGCGCCCGGGCAGTAGATGACAAACCGGTGGCTATGCGTCTGGCCAATGAGGATGCGTTTGACCACTGGGGCAGCATTAACTTTGTCGATAATCAGGTCAATGCCGGTACTGGTACTCTGCGTGTGCGTGCCGTGTTTGAAAACGAGCAACAACAGTTACTGCCAGGCTTATTCGCACATTTGAAACTGGCAGGTGAGCATCAGGAAAAAGGCATTCTTATCGCTGAAAAAGCCATCGGTACCGATCTTAACAACAAGTACGTGTTGGTAGTTGATAGCGATAAAAAAGTGCAATATCGGGCAGTTAGCCTTGGCGATAAAGTTGGGTCGCTGCGTATCATCGAATCCGGTCTTCAGGCAGGCGATACTATCGTCGTAGACGGCTTACAGCGTGTCAGACCCGGAGCGCCCGTTACACCCAATAAAGTCGAGATGGCAAATCCTGAAACCCTGGAAAGTCTGAACGCATGGCAGCAACAGGTTGATCAAAACAAAGACTTAGCACGCGTATCAGCGGACCAGATTGCAGGTACCCGCTAA